The SAR324 cluster bacterium genome includes a window with the following:
- a CDS encoding ATPase yields MKVFGDLKRLNTVLKGTSPRVVACSGGVDSMLLATLAHRQKPEETIVVHAVGPAVPSAASTRVKRWANQEKWQLQLVNAGEFDDPEYLANPVNRCFHCKKNLYRTLRDIREQLDSSSVLLSGTNLDDLDDFRPGLGAAEQAGVRHPFVEASITKPQLREIARQSALPFADLPAAPCLASRLYTGTRVQADLLQLIDQTEEWIREQTGLAVVRCRVHQQEMLVEVENPSLVEKHHKLVQDLRARVLEASDHINSVVIDPKPYQPGRAFVRGNLVEDARSTIIQ; encoded by the coding sequence ATGAAAGTATTTGGGGATTTAAAGCGACTCAATACAGTCTTGAAGGGTACCAGTCCTCGAGTGGTGGCTTGTAGCGGGGGAGTTGATAGTATGTTATTAGCGACTCTGGCTCATCGTCAAAAACCTGAGGAGACCATTGTTGTGCATGCTGTTGGACCCGCAGTGCCTTCCGCAGCCTCCACACGAGTCAAACGTTGGGCAAATCAAGAAAAATGGCAACTTCAACTGGTCAATGCAGGTGAATTCGATGATCCCGAATACTTGGCAAATCCAGTGAACCGTTGCTTTCACTGCAAGAAAAATCTTTACCGCACACTGAGAGATATTCGAGAGCAGTTAGATTCATCAAGCGTTTTACTAAGTGGTACCAATCTCGATGATCTCGATGATTTTCGACCCGGCTTAGGCGCTGCAGAACAGGCAGGAGTCAGGCATCCATTCGTGGAAGCATCCATCACAAAACCTCAACTTCGTGAAATCGCCCGTCAATCAGCTTTGCCATTTGCAGATTTACCTGCTGCCCCGTGCCTCGCGAGTCGGCTCTACACTGGAACAAGAGTACAGGCAGACTTGCTTCAACTGATTGATCAAACTGAAGAATGGATTCGGGAACAAACTGGTCTAGCTGTCGTTCGTTGTCGCGTCCACCAACAGGAAATGCTTGTGGAAGTTGAGAATCCGAGCCTAGTGGAGAAGCATCATAAGCTTGTCCAGGACTTGAGAGCCAGAGTTCTAGAAGCTTCAGACCACATCAATTCCGTAGTGATTGATCCAAAACCTTATCAGCCAGGTCGAGCTTTTGTGAGAGGGAATCTAGTAGAAGACGCACGTTCAACAATAATCCAATGA